One window of Populus nigra chromosome 5, ddPopNigr1.1, whole genome shotgun sequence genomic DNA carries:
- the LOC133693895 gene encoding alcohol acyltransferase 9-like, which translates to MLKLPELPDCFYQNQPSLICPSSPTLKHSLYLSNLDDQKFLRFSIKYLYLFKKSISLDILKYSLSKVLVHYYPLAGRLRASTEVDQKLEIDCNGEGAVFAEAFMDITAEEFLELSKKPNKSWRKLMYKVEAQSFLDIPPLVVQVTNLRCGGTIVCTAINHCVCDGIGTSQFLHAWAQITAKPNLDLAIAPLHTRHVLRPRNPPEITFTHPEYVRNTPRENGHLDIDINHYLQSQPLVPSSLTFTTSHIIHLKRQCVPSLKCTAFEALASHTWRSWVRALDLSPSLNVKLLFSVNVRKRLIPEIQQGYYGNGFVLGCAQTSAKDLVASNMCHGVKLVQQAKSSLTDDYVRSMIDLLEDKSVKTDLSMSLVISQWSKLGLEDVDFGEGKPLHMGPLSSDIYCLFLPVIGDFEAVRVQVSVPESVHEKFEHYMKECSGKEANGDANIGHII; encoded by the exons atgttaaaattacCAGAACTTCCAGATTGTTTCTATCAAAACCAGCCATCCTTAATCTGTCCAAGCAGCCCAACACTAAAGCATTCTCTGTATCTTTCCAATCTTGATGACCAAAAGTTCTTAAGATTCTCCATTAAATATCTCTACCTCTTCAAGAAATCTATAAGCCTAGATATCTTGAAATACTCACTCTCCAAAGTTCTTGTGCATTACTACCCTTTAGCTGGGAGGTTGAGAGCCAGCACAGAAGTTGATCAAAAACTTGAGATTGATTGCAATGGAGAAGGTGCTGTCTTTGCTGAAGCTTTCATGGATATCACTGCTGAAGAGTTCCTTGAACTTTCTAAGAAGCCAAACAAGTCCTGGAGAAAACTTATGTATAAAGTGGAAGCTCAGAGTTTCTTGGATATTCCTCCTCTTGTAGTTCAG GTGACGAATCTCAGGTGTGGAGGGACGATTGTGTGCACCGCGATCAATCACTGTGTATGTGATGGCATCGGCACATCACAGTTCTTACATGCATGGGCCCAGATCACCGCAAAACCGAATCTTGATCTGGCAATCGCGCCATTGCATACCCGCCACGTGTTAAGACCCCGAAATCCCCCAGAAATAACCTTCACTCACCCCGAATATGTCAGAAATACCCCTAGAGAGAATGGCCACTTGGACATCGACATCAACCATTATTTACAATCTCAGCCACTAGTGCCATCATCCTTAACCTTCACCACCTCCCATATAATCCACCTCAAGAGGCAGTGCGTGCCATCACTGAAGTGCACTGCCTTTGAAGCCTTGGCATCCCACACATGGCGTTCTTGGGTTAGGGCACTGGACTTGTCGCCTTCGCTCAATGTCAAGCTTCTTTTCTCTGTTAATGTCAGGAAACGGTTAATCCCAGAAATACAACAAGGGTATTATGGGAATGGATTTGTGTTAGGATGTGCACAAACCAGTGCCAAGGATTTGGTCGCTAGTAACATGTGCCATGGGGTCAAGTTGGTTCAGCAAGCTAAATCAAGTTTAACTGATGATTATGTGAGGTCAATGATTGATTTGTTGGAGGATAAATCAGTTAAAACGGACCTTTCGATGAGCTTGGTTATATCACAATGGTCTAAGCTAGGGTTAGAGGATGTAGATTTCGGAGAAGGGAAGCCATTGCATATGGGTCCTCTATCAAGTGATATTTACTGCTTGTTTTTACCTGTTATTGGTGATTTTGAAGCTGTGAGAGTGCAGGTATCAGTGCCAGAGAGTGTGCATGAGAAGTTTGAGCATTACATGAAGGAATGTTCGGGTAAGGAAGCAAACGGGGATGCTAATATTGGGCATATCATATAG